The Ornithodoros turicata isolate Travis unplaced genomic scaffold, ASM3712646v1 Chromosome36, whole genome shotgun sequence genome contains a region encoding:
- the LOC135373953 gene encoding baculoviral IAP repeat-containing protein 2-like — MVDAASEIRPELAYHSEDVCGKKYSYLAPPESHGNRVKQYAVRHSKPIHERYASLASRKSSFDIYPATAKGDTEKMAKAGFFYTGAQDRTTWFQCGSYICSWSDEDDPLFEHARWYRDCPYVILQLGDEAIENIRREHSNTLAEAGYNAPDVGK, encoded by the exons ATGGTGGATGCTGCCTCTGAGATAAGACCTGAACTAGCCTACCATTCAGAAGACGTCTGTGGAAAGAAGTACTCATACCTCGCGCCTCCAGAATCGCATGGAAATCGCGTGAAGCAGTATGCTGTGCGCCACAGCAAGCCCATACATGAGAGGTACGCGTCGTTGGCTAGCAGAAAATCATCGTTCGACATTTATCCTGCAACTGCGAAaggagacacagaaaaaatggCAAAAGCTGGATTCTTCTACACTG GTGCTCAAGATCGCACAACCTGGTTTCAGTGCGGCAGCTATATTTGCAGTTGGAGCGATGAAGACGACCCATTATTTGAACACGCCAGGTGGTACAGGGACTGTCCTTACGTCATTCTGCAGcttggtgatgaggctatcGAGAACATTAGACGCGAACACAGCAATACACTGGCAGAG